In Rhea pennata isolate bPtePen1 chromosome 8, bPtePen1.pri, whole genome shotgun sequence, one genomic interval encodes:
- the TMEM275 gene encoding transmembrane protein 275: MFSEKSSASLSQKPNQKKTRPQGLPSPALCCACGLCIMLAGINITLVGAFAFGTFLPMNNPPIIIGPILLVVAFTFFGACCICSRRPPAHGARKSKPGSNIGLIKPGNTAFEIETSEHTVQDTTAVQLSPTNSPVSSKKSTPVHENAKTCKLFTMEGNGPVAKYTTGGEVIQLNLPRDLAAS, from the coding sequence ATGTTCAGTGAAAAGAGCAGTGCATCTTTGTCCCAGAAACCCAACCAGAAAAAGACACGACCTCAGGGCCTACCCtcccctgctctctgctgtgcATGTGGACTTTGCATCATGCTAGCAGGGATCAACATCACTTTAGTGGGAGCATTTGCCTTTGGGACCTTCCTCCCCATGAATAACCCTCCCATCATCATTGGCCCCATCTTGCTAGTCGTGGCCTTCACATTCTTTGGTGCATGCTGCATCTGCAGTCGGAGGCCCCCAGCTCATGGGGCAAGGAAATCCAAACCAGGTTCCAACATTGGGCTCATCAAACCTGGGAATACAGCTTTTGAAATTGAAACTAGTGAGCACACAGTGCAGGACACCACGGCAGTTCAGCTGAGCCCCACAAATTCCCCTGTCTCCTCAAAAAAGTCCACACCAGTCCATGAGAATGCAAAGACTTGCAAGCTCTTCACTATGGAAGGCAATGGGCCAGTGGCCAAGTATACAACAGGAGGAGAGGTGATACAACTCAACTTGCCCAGGGACCTGGCTGCATCCTAA